GAGGCGAAAATGTAATATATTGAAATATAAATAAAAATGGCGTTAAAAGCAAGATAAAGGAAGAATCTTTATGCTAGAAGATTCTACTATGCAGTACAATTCTAACAGAAAATCCCTTAAAAAGTGGTTTAAGGACGCCAAAGCAGTCTCACCCATCGTCGCAACTCTGCTGATGATAGTCATATCAGTCGTTGCTGGTGTCATGGTCTACGGTTGGATCTCCGGTTTCATATCTACTGGTGTCCCTGCAGCACCAACAGCCTACATCGTCAACATAGCATCAGTTACTGTTTATAGTGTTAACTGGAACAGC
The Candidatus Bathyarchaeia archaeon DNA segment above includes these coding regions:
- a CDS encoding archaellin/type IV pilin N-terminal domain-containing protein — protein: MLEDSTMQYNSNRKSLKKWFKDAKAVSPIVATLLMIVISVVAGVMVYGWISGFISTGVPAAPTAYIVNIASVTVYSVNWNS